AATTGGTGTCCGGTGTAAGCAGTATATAGCTAAGTCGATGAAAAAAGGTCCTAACCTGAGGATTTTTTCGCGTTTTCATTGGCAGTAGGAGTTAGGGATGGGGCTTAAGGATTGACATTGTCGGCAATGTCTGTGGATGCGTTTCCTTGGTCGTTGGGTGGCTCGGTTTCGTTTTCTGAACAACGAAAATTGGCATTGTCATTCACACGTGTCAGAGGACaattaaaaagaagaagatgaagtagaagaagaagaataagtaGAAGAGGGAGTATATACAGAAAAGACACAGCATAGTGGTGGGGATTCAATACTAACCGTCGCCCTGCATGTCCGAAGTCCATAAGGTGAGATTGTCCCTGAGCAGCTGCATGATGAGGGTGGAATCTTTGTAACTCTCCTCGGACAGGGTGTCCAGTTCCGCGATGGCATCGTCGAAGGCAGCCTTTGCAAGGCGGCACGCCCTGTCGGGACTGTTGAGGATTTCATAGTAGAACACCGAGAAATTGAGCGCTAATCCTAGACGAATCGGGTGGGTCGGGGGCAAGTCTGTCATGGCAATGTCGCTTGCCGCTTTGTACGCCACGAGCGAGTTCTCCGCCGCCTCCTTTCTGTCGTTGCCGATCGCGAACTCGGCCAAGTAGCGATGGTAGTCTCCCTTCCTGCGAATTTTCGATTAAGAAGAGAAAGTCAGCACGTGCGCTTTGCAGTGTGATTATTACAGGCATGCGATAATTCGTGGTTACTCACATTTTGTAGTAAAAAACTTTAGACTCTCCGGTGGACGCGCAGGGGATGAGATGCTTCTCGAGAACGCCGAGGATGTCCGCGCAGATGTCCTTGAGTTCCTTCTCAACCTGGGACCGGTACTGGCGGATCATCTCGAGCTTCTCCTCGGCTCCCTTGGTCTCCTCCTTCTGCTCGATGCTGCTGATGATTCTCCAGGAGGCTCTCCTGGCGCCGATCACGTTTTTGTACGCCACCGACAGAAGGTTCCTCTCCTCCACTGTGAGCTCGATGTCCAGCGAGGCGACCTTCTTCATGGCCTCGACCATCTCTGCAATTCGAGCAAACGGAGAAAATCAGTTTTCGCCCTATTTacttgtatatttatttagttttttttgttCACGCTCGCGCGACAATTAaaatcccgcgcgcgcgtaagaTTTTCGCAGGTATTTTTATCGCCGCAAAAAAGCCGGCTGCCAGCGCTCGCTTAATTACCCCCTCGCTCACTCCGCGCGGCATAATTTTATACCGACCTAAAAATAATCCCGCATTATCATTCACCTATAACGGACTCATTATGCACACCTGTTTCACGGGGAGAGTTACGAAAagggagcgcgcgcgctttttaagTATTGAACCCGGCCagaagtgagagagaaaaaaaacttgtcTC
The sequence above is a segment of the Nasonia vitripennis strain AsymCx chromosome 3, Nvit_psr_1.1, whole genome shotgun sequence genome. Coding sequences within it:
- the LOC100114066 gene encoding 14-3-3 protein epsilon isoform X1, with translation MTEREDNVYKAKLAEQAERYDEMVEAMKKVASLDIELTVEERNLLSVAYKNVIGARRASWRIISSIEQKEETKGAEEKLEMIRQYRSQVEKELKDICADILGVLEKHLIPCASTGESKVFYYKMKGDYHRYLAEFAIGNDRKEAAENSLVAYKAASDIAMTDLPPTHPIRLGLALNFSVFYYEILNSPDRACRLAKAAFDDAIAELDTLSEESYKDSTLIMQLLRDNLTLWTSDMQGDENETEPPNDQGNASTDIADNVNP
- the LOC100114066 gene encoding 14-3-3 protein epsilon isoform X2 — encoded protein: MTEREDNVYKAKLAEQAERYDEMVEAMKKVASLDIELTVEERNLLSVAYKNVIGARRASWRIISSIEQKEETKGAEEKLEMIRQYRSQVEKELKDICADILGVLEKHLIPCASTGESKVFYYKMKGDYHRYLAEFAIGNDRKEAAENSLVAYKAASDIAMTDLPPTHPIRLGLALNFSVFYYEILNSPDRACRLAKAAFDDAIAELDTLSEESYKDSTLIMQLLRDNLTLWTSDMQGDGEGEQKEQLQDVEDQDVS